The Amycolatopsis sp. 195334CR genome window below encodes:
- the bcp gene encoding thioredoxin-dependent thiol peroxidase, with protein sequence MSERLSPGDAAPDFTLPDSTGAKVSLSDFRGQYVIVYFYPAAGTPGCTKQACDFRDNLAELNDAGYQVLGISPDKPEKLAKFVDAESLTFPLLADPDKTVLTEWAAFGEKKNYGRVVQGVIRSTFVVDPEGKIANAFYNVRATGHVAKLIRDLGVSA encoded by the coding sequence ATGAGCGAGCGACTTTCCCCCGGCGACGCGGCCCCCGACTTCACCCTGCCCGACAGCACGGGCGCCAAGGTCTCGCTGTCGGACTTCCGCGGGCAGTACGTGATCGTCTACTTCTACCCGGCCGCGGGCACCCCCGGCTGCACGAAGCAGGCGTGCGACTTCCGCGACAACCTCGCCGAGCTGAACGACGCCGGGTACCAGGTGCTCGGCATCTCCCCGGACAAGCCGGAGAAGCTGGCGAAGTTCGTCGACGCCGAGTCGCTGACCTTCCCGCTGCTGGCCGACCCCGACAAGACCGTGCTCACCGAGTGGGCCGCGTTCGGCGAGAAGAAGAACTACGGCCGCGTGGTGCAGGGCGTGATCCGGTCCACCTTCGTGGTCGACCCCGAGGGCAAGATCGCCAACGCGTTCTACAACGTCCGCGCCACCGGGCACGTGGCGAAGCTGATCAGGGACCTGGGCGTCTCCGCCTGA